AGGTAACAAGGCGAGCCGCCCGCTTGGTCAACTACCTCAAAAATATCGGACTCAAACACTTTTATAGGGATTTTCAAAAGGCGGGCGTTTTGGGTTATGGATTCCATATGTTGCGGGCTGTAGCCCGGATTCATTACCAAAAATTCCAGCCCAAAATTTACGGGGCTTCGCCTTTTTAGCTCTTGGAAGCACTTTGCCATCAAAAAAGAATCCTTGCCACCCGAAATACATACGGCTATTTTATCGCCCGAGGATATAAGCCGATACTTGTCTATGGCTTGGACAAAGGGCCGCCAAATTTGGCTGCGGTATTTTTTTATAATGCTTCGTTCGGTTATCGCGTTTTTGTCTAACTGCCTCATTTTTGTCATTATTAATTAAAATTTAGATACTGTCAACCGTTATGAGTTGTTAATAAAAAATGTTATTCCCTTTATTTTTTCGTGAATTTGCTTGCCAAGGTTTATAAATTATTAACTCTTTACAAAATTATTTGCATATGATAATATAATAATGCTTACATGGGGATGTACTGGATTCGACGGGAGAACTTGGCGGCAAAAAAGCATGCAGAAGCGCCGAGCTTCTTTAAAATCGGCAAAAAAAATAAACGCTAACTCTAACACAGAATTAGCATTAGCGGCTTAATTTAAGTCGCCGCCGGCAAACCGCGCCCGCAGCGGTTTGCGCGGGCGTCATAACTTGCGGGGTTTGTTTGGCTGTTTTGTCCTTTCGGTCAAGCGGACTATCAAAAAGGGCTTGTTCGTCCAGATTTCTGGCCGCTAGAAATTGGACGAAGACATAGCTTAGCGGCTAAGCATGTAGAAAGTTGCCAGTCAATTCTTTCGGACCGGGGTTCAACTCCCCGCATCTCCACCAAAAGAAAAGGTCAATAACAATAAGTTGAATGGCTTATAGACCTTTTTTTAATATTAACAAGACTAAAAGTAAATATGGAATGCTATAGATGAAGGGATAATAAATAAAAAAATAGTTTCTGTAGACGAATGTTTTAACGAGAAGTATTATTCTGAAGAAAGTGAAAACTTTAAATGGATAAAATAAATATTAAAGTAAGAAAATTAACGCCAGAGCTAGCCAAAGATTATATACGCTTTTTTGACACAACCCCGCATGACGACAACATAGACGAAAATAAATGTTATTGCGTGTGCTGGTGCAATGATGATTTTGAGGGCAAGGATTTTTCTACGGCAGAAAAAAGAAGAGAATACGCGTATAAATATGTTAAAAATAACAACATTCAAGGTTATTTAGCGTATTATGACGACAAAGTCGTAGGATGGTGCAACGTCAATACTAAGTCAGATTGTTTAAAATGCGAAAGCTGGCGAAAGTTTATGAGCGATGCGCCTATAGAGGATGCTAGTTCTATCGTAAAGGTAAAATCAGTGTTTTGTTTTGTAATAGCGCCTAAGATGAGAAGAAAAGGAGTTGCCACGCTTTTATTAAAACATGTATGCGAGAACGCGGCTAAAGATGGATTTGACTTTGTGGAGGCATATCCTTATAAAGAGCCTACTTTTCAGTCGTCAGATTTTGCCGGCTATGTTGAGATGTATAAAAGATGCGGGTTTTATGTATTTTCAGAAACAGACCAAAGACTCATAATGCGAAAGCGGTTAAAGTAATATCTCGGCTTGCAAAATTAATTAGGCTGATTAAACATAATTTCACAGCGCTTAATTATAGTCCAATTCTTAAATAATATATTGACTTAAGTTTTTTTAGGAAGCTAAAATATTTAAGGCTTATTAGATATTTATATGGAAATGATTTATATGGAATGCGCTAAATTTTGAATTAAGACCTTAGCGGCAAAAAGCATGCAAAAGCGCCGGGCTTTTTAAAAATCAGCAAAAAAATCAAAGACTTAAGCTTTTAAAATATTTTATTATTTAACAAAATATCAAAATATTTCAATAATTCTTCTTTTGAGCAAGGGTTTGGCGATAACAACCAATTTAGACCAATATTTACCACGCCCCCGCTAAAAAAATCAATCAATATTTTTTTAGGAATCGTGTAATTTTTTCTATATTTATTTTTATCAATAAGA
This window of the Clostridiales bacterium genome carries:
- a CDS encoding tRNA 2-thiocytidine biosynthesis protein TtcA, which translates into the protein MRQLDKNAITERSIIKKYRSQIWRPFVQAIDKYRLISSGDKIAVCISGGKDSFLMAKCFQELKRRSPVNFGLEFLVMNPGYSPQHMESITQNARLLKIPIKVFESDIFEVVDQAGGSPCYL
- a CDS encoding GNAT family N-acetyltransferase, with the protein product MNIKVRKLTPELAKDYIRFFDTTPHDDNIDENKCYCVCWCNDDFEGKDFSTAEKRREYAYKYVKNNNIQGYLAYYDDKVVGWCNVNTKSDCLKCESWRKFMSDAPIEDASSIVKVKSVFCFVIAPKMRRKGVATLLLKHVCENAAKDGFDFVEAYPYKEPTFQSSDFAGYVEMYKRCGFYVFSETDQRLIMRKRLK